TATTTGTAATTATTTTTATATTTTGATTAATTATATCTTCTAACAAAAACTCTTCTTCTTTTTCATCTTCATTATAAAATATTCTAAAGTCTTCTATTGTTTTTGATAAAAAAATTGAACTTTCAACTATATGAGAACACAAAAAATCTAAACTCTCATCATCTAAAGAATTCATCTCTTTTTTTAGCAATATTGAACTAGCTGATGAGGATATTGCACTAAGAGGCTGTCTCCATTGGTGGGCTATATTATTTATCATCTCTCCCATAGCAAGCATTTTATTATGCTCAAAAAGTATTTCATCTTTCTTTTTATTTTTTAATATCTCTTTTTCTATTCTTATTTCAAGTGATTCATTTAGGTTTTTTAGCTCTTTTGTTTTTTCTTCAACTAAAAGTTCTAAATTATCATTTAAGAGTTTTAATTCTGATTTTTGTTTTATATCTAAAGTGATATCTGTAAGTGTAACTACAATATAAGGTATCTCTTCTCCACTAAATAAATTTAAACTAACATTTAATAAAAAATGTCTGATTTGTTCATCTTTTATCATGGCAGCTTTTAAATTTATTTTTGGATTTTCTAAGATAAATTGTGCCCAATTTTTACCATTATAATCTTTATCTGTTATATAATTCTCGTCATTTATATCCACAAACATTTCACAAATACATTTATGCTCTTTTTTGAACTCTTCTACAGAATGATATTGATTAAAGAAGTTTAAAAATTGTTTATTTGCATTATTTAAAACTTCCCCATCAGTTAAAATAATAATATTTTGTTGTGAATCAAGAATTTGTTGTGCTTTTTTCTTTTCTATAAGAACTTTTCGTGAAAAAATATAATAAAAAATCAAACTTAAAACAAAAGTTAAAAGAATAAATAAAGAGATAGCATTAGTTATAAAATTAGTTTTAAACTTACTTATATCAGACATATCTATATCTTTTAAACCTTTTGAAGAAATAATGTATCCAATATTATCTTTTTCAGAATCTTCTATTTTATAAGTACTTATAAATTTATTGTCAACAATTAAATAACCATTGGTTTTTAATATCTTTTCTATACCTATTTTTTTTATTAAATTTATCAAATTATCTTTTGCATCTAAATTTGTAATATAGTATTGATTTATGAAGTTATTACTAAAAGGGTATTTTAAAGTATTAAAATACTTTTTATCTGCCAATATTACACTATTTGTATTAGATTTAGTAAGATCCTTTGCAATTGAATTAAAGTGTGTAATAACTTCAAATATTCCAAGAAACTTTTTATTGTCGTATATTGGTATTATCGAGTGAAAAGTCATATCATATCGACCAACGGCAATAGTATTTGTGATTTTTGGATTTTTTAATATATTTTTAATACCTTTTCTAAATAATAAAGTATCATTTTTATGCTCATTCCAACTTCTATAAAGGGCAGTTCCATCTTTATCTATAAGCATAAACCAAATATTTTTAAAACTTGTATTTGAACTAAGTTCTTTAGAAAACTCAGATAAATTAAAATTGTGTATATCTCTTGTAATAAATGTATTTTTTATATTTTCAAATTTAGATGTTGCAATTGCTAAGGTTAAAGTAGCTGTTTTTTTATCTTCAATTAAAAAATTTATATTTTTATTAATTTGAGTTGAAAGCGTTTTATATTTGTTATCTAATAATTTTTTCTCATGATTTTTAAGATAATTAAAAGAGATAAAAATAAAAGTAAAAATTATTGCAAAAAATAATAATATATAAATTATTAGGGCTTTTTTCTTCATGTATTTATTATATCTTTTCTTATATAAAATATTAGTGGAAATATTTATTTGAAAATTTATTTTATTTTGCTACAATCCTGACATGATAAAAAGATACCCTACAAAAAAAATATTCGTTGGTAATGTTGCTATTGGTGGTGATGCTCCAATCTCTGTACAATCAATGACTTATACAAAAACATCAGATATCCAAGCTACTGTTGAGCAAATAAAATTATTGCATTTTGCAGGTGCAGATATTGTAAGAGTGGCTGTTCCTGATATGGAAGCTGCTTTAGCTTTAAAAAGTATCAAAGAACAAACTTCTTTACCTTTGGTTGCAGATATTCATTTTAATTATAAATTGGCTTTGATTGCTGCTGAAAGTGTGGATTGTATAAGATTAAATCCTGGAAATATTGGTAGTAAAGATAGGGTAAAAGAAGTGGTAAAAGCTTGTCAAAATAGAAACTTACCAATAAGAATTGGGGTTAATTGTGGTTCATTAGAAAAAGAGTTTGAAAATAAGTATGGACAGACTCCTGAGGGTATGGTGGCAAGTGCTGATTATAATATCAAGTTTTTAGAAGACTTAGGTTTTACAGATATAAAAGTATCATTAAAAGCTAGTGATGTTCAAAGAACTGTTCAGGCATATAGAGATTTAAGACCGATGAATAATTATCCATTTCACCTTGGAGTTAC
This portion of the Arcobacter nitrofigilis DSM 7299 genome encodes:
- a CDS encoding ATP-binding protein, encoding MKKKALIIYILLFFAIIFTFIFISFNYLKNHEKKLLDNKYKTLSTQINKNINFLIEDKKTATLTLAIATSKFENIKNTFITRDIHNFNLSEFSKELSSNTSFKNIWFMLIDKDGTALYRSWNEHKNDTLLFRKGIKNILKNPKITNTIAVGRYDMTFHSIIPIYDNKKFLGIFEVITHFNSIAKDLTKSNTNSVILADKKYFNTLKYPFSNNFINQYYITNLDAKDNLINLIKKIGIEKILKTNGYLIVDNKFISTYKIEDSEKDNIGYIISSKGLKDIDMSDISKFKTNFITNAISLFILLTFVLSLIFYYIFSRKVLIEKKKAQQILDSQQNIIILTDGEVLNNANKQFLNFFNQYHSVEEFKKEHKCICEMFVDINDENYITDKDYNGKNWAQFILENPKINLKAAMIKDEQIRHFLLNVSLNLFSGEEIPYIVVTLTDITLDIKQKSELKLLNDNLELLVEEKTKELKNLNESLEIRIEKEILKNKKKDEILFEHNKMLAMGEMINNIAHQWRQPLSAISSSASSILLKKEMNSLDDESLDFLCSHIVESSIFLSKTIEDFRIFYNEDEKEEEFLLEDIINQNIKIITNKLEDEHIKIVSNIVEKIKIFATKKQFQRAVLNIINNAIEALIENKKDQRYIFITTFENSLSIKDNANGINKDIMEHIFEPYFTTKHKSQGRGIGLYMAKIILEKNMPFKLDVENKAFTYKEKEYFGANFIINFNK
- the ispG gene encoding flavodoxin-dependent (E)-4-hydroxy-3-methylbut-2-enyl-diphosphate synthase, yielding MIKRYPTKKIFVGNVAIGGDAPISVQSMTYTKTSDIQATVEQIKLLHFAGADIVRVAVPDMEAALALKSIKEQTSLPLVADIHFNYKLALIAAESVDCIRLNPGNIGSKDRVKEVVKACQNRNLPIRIGVNCGSLEKEFENKYGQTPEGMVASADYNIKFLEDLGFTDIKVSLKASDVQRTVQAYRDLRPMNNYPFHLGVTEAGTLFHSTIKSSIALGSLLLDGIGDTMRISITGELEKEIEVGRAILKDAGLTKEGLNIISCPTCGRIEADLVTAVAQVEERTKHIRTPLNVSVMGCVVNALGEAKSADVAIAYGKGSGLIIKKGETIAKLPTEELLERFLEEVEKEVANQKED